The nucleotide sequence GGTCCCGTCGTCGTTCATCAATTCACATAGTACGGCTTCCGGTTTTAGACCGGCTAATTTCATTAGGTCGATGCTGCCTTCGGTATGGCCGTTTCTTTGTAGTACCCCATTGTCATTGGCCCTTAGCGGAAAGATGTGGCCCGGTTTTGCTAAATCGTCGCTTGTGGCATTTTCATGGCAGGCAACTTGAACGGTCTTTAATCTGTCTTTGGCCGAAACCCCTGTAGTTACCCCTTCTTTTGCTTCTATGGAAACGGTGAAAGGGGTTTGGAAGCTACTTGTATTTTCCTTTACCATATAGGGTAACTGAAGTGCGTCAGCTTTATCATTGGTCAGACAAAGACAGACAATGCCACTGCCTCTTCTTATCATAAGGGCCATATCGCTAATGGTCATATGGTGAGGGGAAAAAATGAGGTCCCCTTCATTTTCCCTGTCATGATCATCGGTCAGAATAAGTCCCTTTCCATTTTGAAGGTGTTCCAATGCTTTTTCTAAGCGTATTTGACTGTCGTGCGAAGAAGCTGTTAATGGGTGTGGTTCTACAAGTGCCATTTTAAAATTTTATGGTGATTTAAAATGCAAAACTAAAGCGGTAATGAAGGAATTTATTTGACCTAGGTCAAATAATCGGAAACTTTTAAGTTCTTGGCCAGCGTTATTCCGAGGCCTAAATCGTGAAATGTGGTACGGGCTTGTGCAAATGTATTTTTAAGGGGGGTAATGTGTGTGCAAGGGTTAGGCCAAGCTTGTTTGCTTTGATTCGTCCGAAGCCCGATAGCTATCGGGGCAGCCGACCCTAAAGATAGCTTTGTTGCGCGTGATTTCCGTTTAGGAAATCCGCAAGCAATGAATTTTAGGCTTTGATGGCAAATCGTTTATTAATGCCGTTTTGGGCTTCTTGTTTTTTTAGGATACCGGAAGCTTAATATTATTTCTCAATGAACATGTTTAACACCTCTTTAGAATCGATGTCAATTCCCTTGATCTTAATTCCCGTTTTATCAATTAACAAATTATATCGCGTCTTATGGTCCGCAACTAGAATTGGAAAATTGTTTTCTTCAATCTTAGGAGGCTGAAATGAGTAATGGTGTGTATGGCCAGAGACCATTAAATCTATGCCTGCCTTGTTAAGTATGGGTACAAACTTTAACCTTACTTCAAGATCCCCATGCCATTCTTGTCCTCTGTTGTCATCATAGGGCGGAATATGCATAAAAGCTATTTTATGTTCGGCATTTTTAAAGGCATCTGACTTTACGACTTCCGATAACCAATTAGCTTGTTCGCTGCGATATGTGTCAAAATCTGCAAATCCGTTATATTCTATATCCGAATCAGCCTTATCCTCTCCTGAATCCAATACAATAAACAATGTAGTTCCTATTGTATAAGTATAATAATATTTGTTATCTGGGAAATGAAAGTATTTTTTTAGTTCATGTGCCTTTCTGCCTCTTGTTTCATGATTTCCTCTTACAATAACTAGCGGTTTATTTTGTGCAAATATATCAACACATGTATCTAGTACC is from Zobellia galactanivorans and encodes:
- the ribB gene encoding 3,4-dihydroxy-2-butanone-4-phosphate synthase, giving the protein MALVEPHPLTASSHDSQIRLEKALEHLQNGKGLILTDDHDRENEGDLIFSPHHMTISDMALMIRRGSGIVCLCLTNDKADALQLPYMVKENTSSFQTPFTVSIEAKEGVTTGVSAKDRLKTVQVACHENATSDDLAKPGHIFPLRANDNGVLQRNGHTEGSIDLMKLAGLKPEAVLCELMNDDGTMAKIDTITRFAHEHDLMVVSIQDIIHYRKFVRDYY
- a CDS encoding FN3 domain-containing metallophosphoesterase family protein, which codes for MNRQLLMINKRDFYAIVLFICSTQWMYAQNLEITHGPYLQYLTSNEITINWSTSKNSISWVEYYKEDGSNFYQKEREKIFNASDGLKNISVLHSVTLKNLDPATKYAYRIYSTEVKDDRSFGKTVATQVYKRAPLYFTTQPIKKEQISLLVLSDMHENTKKVDSLLKGVEWDKTDFVLLDGDFVDSFESESDLYDGVLDTCVDIFAQNKPLVIVRGNHETRGRKAHELKKYFHFPDNKYYYTYTIGTTLFIVLDSGEDKADSDIEYNGFADFDTYRSEQANWLSEVVKSDAFKNAEHKIAFMHIPPYDDNRGQEWHGDLEVRLKFVPILNKAGIDLMVSGHTHHYSFQPPKIEENNFPILVADHKTRYNLLIDKTGIKIKGIDIDSKEVLNMFIEK